One stretch of Pararhizobium qamdonense DNA includes these proteins:
- a CDS encoding DUF6634 family protein, with amino-acid sequence MNDREFAMPDGRSAEEYLRDYRLTLEQIASGTPPTEDELSQAPLISNWIIDEVCYTSGERYRHIFGNFHDHPFISVGGYGRTSPLLQLDRDMTWARCRSRVYRLSDPLSRASVLERA; translated from the coding sequence ATGAACGACCGGGAATTCGCCATGCCCGACGGACGCTCAGCCGAGGAATACCTGCGAGATTACCGACTGACGCTCGAGCAGATTGCCTCGGGGACGCCGCCCACGGAAGATGAACTGTCGCAAGCTCCGCTGATTTCGAACTGGATCATCGACGAGGTCTGTTACACCTCCGGCGAGCGGTACCGACATATCTTCGGAAATTTCCATGACCATCCGTTCATCAGCGTGGGAGGCTACGGGCGTACCTCCCCGCTCCTCCAACTGGACCGCGACATGACATGGGCGAGATGCCGAAGTCGGGTCTACAGGCTGAGCGACCCGCTCTCCCGAGCGTCGGTCCTCGAACGGGCGTGA
- a CDS encoding TniB family NTP-binding protein, whose translation MMDFSGRNAEAIELFRSQTPANIKDRADVLKALDEVYVSTDSDEQLDMELELVVARILDPTAKEGYAVAVLGPSGAGKSTLVNRRLDAMKQFAPMDDGYGNEVQFCLRVQTPSSCTAKALGTAILKATGYPLERTPSEDDIWNIIRKRLRLKMHKVIFLDEFQHVLKGPKAKGGAHLTNTVKLLMQDPEWPVWLIVAGVPDVMQFVERDEWFQMERRVRPIEIDNLENAEGDIENMRAIVEAMVGPCRMELAFPTTDDFLRRLMHGGLWRFGMAVQLVKMSIEVALWDDNAAGELKLDHFVKGYKRLSNCGRDSNVFTAENWHLIERQVTPRGRLTPGYTLSRAVGA comes from the coding sequence ATGATGGACTTCTCAGGACGCAACGCCGAGGCGATCGAACTGTTTCGAAGCCAAACTCCCGCCAACATCAAGGACCGTGCCGATGTCCTGAAAGCTCTCGACGAGGTCTACGTCTCCACCGACAGCGACGAACAGCTCGACATGGAGCTCGAGCTCGTCGTCGCGCGGATCCTCGACCCGACCGCGAAGGAAGGCTACGCGGTAGCCGTATTGGGTCCTTCGGGCGCGGGCAAAAGCACGCTTGTCAATCGTCGCCTCGACGCCATGAAGCAATTTGCGCCGATGGACGACGGCTACGGCAACGAGGTCCAGTTTTGCCTGAGGGTCCAGACGCCGTCATCGTGCACGGCCAAGGCCCTCGGCACAGCCATCCTCAAAGCGACCGGCTATCCGCTCGAACGAACGCCCAGCGAAGACGACATCTGGAATATCATCAGGAAGCGACTGCGCCTGAAAATGCACAAGGTCATCTTCCTCGACGAATTCCAGCACGTGCTGAAGGGTCCCAAGGCGAAGGGCGGGGCTCACCTCACGAACACGGTCAAGCTGCTGATGCAGGATCCGGAATGGCCAGTCTGGTTGATCGTCGCGGGCGTGCCGGACGTCATGCAGTTCGTAGAGCGGGACGAGTGGTTTCAGATGGAGCGCCGCGTCCGCCCGATCGAGATCGACAATCTCGAAAACGCGGAGGGCGATATCGAAAACATGCGCGCCATCGTCGAGGCCATGGTCGGTCCATGCCGTATGGAGCTGGCTTTTCCGACAACCGACGACTTTCTCCGGCGATTGATGCACGGCGGGCTGTGGCGTTTCGGCATGGCCGTGCAACTCGTCAAGATGTCGATCGAAGTCGCTCTCTGGGATGACAACGCGGCCGGGGAGCTGAAACTGGACCACTTCGTCAAAGGGTATAAACGCCTATCGAACTGCGGGAGAGACTCCAACGTCTTCACGGCCGAGAACTGGCACCTCATCGAAAGACAGGTCACACCGCGTGGCAGACTGACGCCCGGTTACACCCTTTCGAGGGCCGTCGGCGCATGA
- a CDS encoding DNA N-6-adenine-methyltransferase, translated as MAYWDSVGKSDEWYTPAYIFEALGCRFDLDVASPQDYRTAVPADQFISYDSLQTEWNGFVWMNPPFGGRNGLTPWLDKFFAHGNGIALTPDRTSAPWFRAAWSSADVVLFTPKIKFMRPDGTSGGSPSNGTALMAAGEKGRSALHRAARTGLGILAVPLEEQEAV; from the coding sequence ATGGCCTATTGGGACAGCGTCGGCAAGTCCGACGAGTGGTACACGCCCGCATATATATTCGAAGCCCTCGGCTGCAGGTTTGACCTGGACGTCGCGTCTCCGCAGGATTACCGGACAGCCGTCCCGGCGGACCAATTCATCTCGTATGACAGTCTGCAGACGGAATGGAATGGATTCGTCTGGATGAACCCGCCCTTCGGCGGACGCAACGGCCTCACTCCCTGGCTTGACAAGTTCTTCGCCCACGGGAACGGGATCGCACTGACACCAGATCGGACGAGCGCGCCCTGGTTTAGAGCCGCGTGGTCGAGCGCCGATGTCGTGTTGTTCACTCCAAAGATAAAGTTTATGAGGCCTGACGGAACCTCGGGCGGATCGCCGTCAAACGGAACCGCGTTGATGGCAGCCGGGGAAAAGGGGCGATCAGCGCTTCATCGAGCGGCTCGCACTGGCCTCGGGATTCTGGCGGTTCCCCTCGAGGAACAAGAAGCAGTCTGA
- a CDS encoding metallophosphoesterase codes for MEIIAIGDVHGRADLLEKQLDFAARKIESYRVLFLGDIIDRGPDSHEAMALVAQELRREASSVLIQGNHEDLMLRFIDRGREFSMNWRYNGGDACVDSYVPMGSAIWGEPDDQGPGWFRDELRSVFTDGFPEHVELLRSAKPYVETERYFFTHAGIDPALPLDKQDPYKLRWDGKTLAAYYGPLPKIIVHGHMITDGFLPEVHSNRINVDTGAYASDRLTALRIRPCGTASFLMSEGRPGRLSYSVTESQPLAAFGSMPEEA; via the coding sequence TTGGAAATCATCGCCATCGGAGACGTCCACGGCCGGGCCGACCTGCTCGAGAAGCAGCTGGATTTTGCCGCGCGGAAAATTGAGAGCTATCGAGTTCTTTTCCTCGGCGACATCATAGACCGCGGACCGGACTCGCACGAAGCGATGGCATTGGTCGCACAGGAGCTCAGGCGCGAAGCCTCGTCGGTACTGATCCAGGGCAATCACGAAGACCTTATGCTCCGCTTCATCGACCGCGGCCGGGAATTCTCCATGAACTGGCGCTATAACGGCGGCGACGCATGCGTGGATTCATACGTGCCTATGGGTTCGGCAATATGGGGAGAGCCTGACGACCAGGGCCCCGGATGGTTCCGAGACGAGTTGCGTTCGGTTTTCACCGACGGTTTTCCCGAACATGTCGAGCTCCTGAGGTCTGCCAAGCCCTACGTGGAGACGGAGCGGTATTTCTTCACCCATGCCGGAATCGATCCCGCGTTGCCGCTCGACAAGCAGGACCCCTACAAACTGAGGTGGGACGGCAAAACGCTTGCAGCCTACTACGGTCCGCTACCCAAGATCATCGTTCATGGTCATATGATCACTGACGGTTTTCTTCCCGAGGTCCATTCGAACCGTATCAACGTCGACACCGGAGCGTATGCAAGCGATCGGTTGACGGCGTTGCGCATTCGTCCATGCGGGACAGCCTCGTTCCTGATGTCCGAGGGTCGCCCCGGTCGGCTCTCGTACTCCGTAACGGAAAGTCAGCCGCTCGCGGCATTTGGTTCCATGCCGGAGGAAGCCTGA
- a CDS encoding DNA cytosine methyltransferase yields MAGFHVSGAVEFNRDAMATFKANHPPTDFMAMRADIELFPMIMLSFTKGIDVVVGGPPCQPFSEAGLQNPLDERAHLFKEYVKLLNGVDRPHFKPPSAFIFENVEGLARVRDGADLKAIQTALAGCGYHLTTEILDASDYGVPQRRRRLIIVGSKFPGFRFPEPVAAEERRTLRDAIGDLPLPTENGEVQIRDGMVTGHQSPNHSRDLVDLIDQIPYGGRLRDLNLPNAPKAFAGSYARLRWERPSQTITSSFAKPSSARCIHPEQNRALTIREAARLQSFPDAYQFHGGTGSIRLQIGNAVPPLLAMHLGQALRNHLEENGVPFQNYQLPERGLISEEDKPWYLKEKQNQKFKEMLREKAGMEI; encoded by the coding sequence ATGGCGGGTTTTCACGTCAGTGGCGCTGTTGAGTTCAATCGGGATGCAATGGCCACTTTCAAGGCAAATCACCCGCCTACGGATTTCATGGCGATGAGGGCAGACATCGAACTGTTTCCGATGATCATGTTGAGTTTCACCAAGGGAATTGACGTGGTCGTAGGAGGCCCGCCGTGCCAGCCGTTTTCCGAGGCGGGGCTGCAAAACCCTCTCGACGAAAGAGCGCACTTGTTTAAAGAGTACGTGAAGCTCCTGAACGGTGTCGACAGGCCACACTTCAAACCGCCGTCGGCGTTTATTTTCGAAAACGTCGAAGGCCTGGCGCGCGTGCGAGACGGCGCGGACCTGAAAGCGATCCAGACGGCGCTGGCGGGCTGTGGGTATCATCTAACGACCGAAATACTGGACGCGTCGGATTACGGCGTTCCACAGCGAAGGCGCAGGCTGATCATCGTCGGCTCGAAATTCCCTGGTTTCCGCTTTCCGGAGCCAGTGGCTGCCGAAGAGCGCAGAACCCTGAGAGACGCGATCGGTGACCTCCCGCTGCCAACGGAAAACGGAGAGGTCCAAATCCGCGACGGGATGGTGACCGGACACCAGTCGCCCAATCATTCAAGGGATCTCGTGGATCTCATCGACCAGATTCCATATGGCGGCCGTCTACGTGATTTGAACTTGCCCAATGCGCCAAAGGCATTCGCAGGCTCCTATGCGAGGCTGCGATGGGAGCGCCCCTCGCAGACGATCACGAGCAGTTTCGCCAAGCCAAGCTCCGCACGATGCATCCACCCCGAACAAAACCGGGCCCTGACAATTCGGGAAGCCGCGCGGCTGCAGAGTTTCCCCGACGCGTACCAGTTCCATGGTGGTACCGGATCGATACGGCTTCAGATCGGGAACGCGGTTCCGCCATTGCTGGCGATGCATCTCGGGCAGGCTCTGAGAAACCATCTCGAGGAAAACGGCGTGCCTTTCCAGAATTACCAGCTTCCGGAAAGAGGTCTTATTTCCGAGGAGGACAAACCTTGGTACCTCAAGGAGAAGCAGAATCAGAAATTCAAGGAGATGCTAAGGGAGAAAGCCGGCATGGAGATCTAG
- a CDS encoding TniQ family protein: protein MNGLLRVPLFDDEILSSYLSRLARANGNVAFKFCSDLGLNYHLATRGDPGEMAKLSELCGQSASTLSRHGVMFGEGHRVTILGETFGKRAVAKHRVRFCPDCFEQDEDDRTRMPHTRRYLRGVWLLRAIETCAVHSRSFVALEPQKEKGSRYVDFCELLELRAGEIREKSASARRRTPTELETFAHDRLNGIREHGDLLDGIALNVAIDISRMLGVALDHGKHQLITKLSPQQQADAARTGFHCLRQGTPAFDAALDNLSYDGAIPARGVYPAYGKLYTLIFQHRSGSEYDIVRSWIREHAEKNLPAKTAPRLLVADQAEKWTTVGTIARGLGISKAAVLHRLADADVHVGTHGVVEGAAAGLFGRFRGVRLSGKKAAAILGCPTEIFFQLVTGGLIKRLDLDDAAVSKKSAKRQTKLFSAEEIEAFRRGLFDRAKGSADKRLLSVRQIARKHSMPQATVITQIFEGRLETVACLETGCGILDDLVVDSDEFTRSADSSGLVSAGEACRLLDIRAASLTRLLALGVFEFSEEQNRPQRFARRMIDRSEIDAFRERYVTIAQLVRSTGLDRGTVHSRIKAEGIRPAFPPAKYGAFYMERTEVEKLLPDMAPAPIGLPGPDFAVAAKAS from the coding sequence TTGAACGGATTGTTGCGAGTTCCCCTTTTCGATGACGAAATCCTCTCCAGCTACCTGTCGAGACTGGCTCGGGCCAACGGTAACGTCGCCTTCAAGTTCTGCAGCGACCTCGGGCTGAACTACCACCTTGCTACAAGAGGCGATCCGGGTGAGATGGCCAAGTTGTCCGAACTCTGCGGGCAATCCGCTTCTACGTTGTCCCGTCATGGTGTCATGTTCGGCGAGGGACACCGCGTCACGATTCTAGGAGAGACGTTCGGCAAGCGCGCGGTCGCCAAGCATCGGGTCAGGTTCTGCCCCGACTGCTTCGAACAGGACGAGGACGACCGAACCCGGATGCCGCACACGAGACGCTACCTGCGTGGCGTCTGGCTCCTGCGGGCCATCGAAACCTGTGCCGTGCACTCGCGCTCGTTTGTCGCGCTCGAACCACAAAAAGAAAAGGGAAGCCGCTACGTGGATTTCTGCGAGCTCCTCGAATTGCGCGCCGGAGAAATCCGGGAAAAGTCGGCGTCGGCCCGGCGACGGACGCCGACGGAACTCGAAACCTTTGCCCACGACAGGCTCAACGGCATCAGGGAACACGGGGACCTGCTCGACGGCATTGCACTCAATGTCGCCATCGACATCAGTCGCATGCTTGGCGTCGCCCTCGATCACGGAAAGCATCAGCTGATCACGAAGCTTTCGCCGCAACAACAGGCCGACGCGGCCCGGACCGGATTCCACTGCCTACGCCAAGGCACGCCGGCGTTCGATGCGGCTCTGGACAACCTCTCATACGATGGCGCGATCCCGGCACGCGGAGTATACCCGGCCTACGGCAAGTTATACACGTTGATTTTCCAACACAGGTCGGGAAGCGAATACGATATCGTCAGGTCCTGGATCAGGGAGCATGCCGAGAAAAACCTCCCCGCAAAAACCGCCCCGCGACTTCTCGTGGCCGATCAGGCAGAAAAATGGACGACCGTGGGCACGATCGCCCGGGGTCTGGGTATCTCGAAAGCCGCGGTTCTGCATCGTCTCGCGGATGCGGATGTCCATGTGGGAACGCATGGGGTCGTCGAGGGCGCTGCTGCGGGGTTATTCGGCCGTTTTCGCGGGGTTCGCTTGTCCGGGAAAAAGGCGGCCGCGATCCTCGGATGCCCGACTGAAATTTTCTTTCAACTGGTCACCGGCGGCCTGATCAAACGGCTCGATCTGGACGATGCCGCCGTCTCCAAGAAATCAGCCAAAAGGCAGACTAAACTGTTCTCCGCAGAAGAAATCGAAGCGTTTCGGCGGGGCCTTTTCGATCGTGCCAAAGGCTCTGCGGACAAACGGCTGTTGTCAGTCCGCCAGATCGCCCGCAAACACTCTATGCCCCAGGCCACGGTTATCACCCAGATTTTCGAAGGAAGATTGGAGACCGTCGCATGCCTGGAAACAGGCTGCGGTATTCTGGACGACCTCGTCGTGGACAGCGACGAGTTCACCCGCTCGGCGGACTCGTCCGGTCTAGTCTCCGCCGGAGAAGCGTGCCGCCTGTTGGACATTCGCGCGGCTTCTTTGACGAGGCTCTTAGCGCTCGGCGTTTTCGAGTTTAGCGAGGAGCAGAATCGACCTCAGCGTTTCGCCCGCCGCATGATTGACCGGAGCGAAATCGACGCTTTTAGGGAACGCTACGTGACCATCGCCCAGCTAGTTCGATCGACTGGCTTGGATCGCGGCACCGTCCATTCCCGGATCAAGGCGGAGGGCATCAGGCCCGCCTTTCCTCCGGCGAAGTACGGAGCGTTCTACATGGAGCGAACGGAGGTCGAGAAATTGTTGCCGGACATGGCCCCCGCACCTATAGGCTTGCCCGGTCCAGACTTCGCCGTCGCGGCCAAGGCATCTTGA
- a CDS encoding Mu transposase C-terminal domain-containing protein, whose translation MPKTKPAPKSPLEASQAFTKYKIGPDDLVIIHGHELKYAKEYDQGVVLRPANDRGKAKTKAYDWKEISQLLRRGTMEIDVGHYSERNAIMRARNAKSFEMSPLAIFRARMASEFIAQEEGIDGPSERYHRSEEDIKRFFAVFHAENEALLEEVRRSIAETGKGKLFISPRQFCRVLERFEECELDPVSLESRHGGNSSWGSSFTREELAFQLEYADMTRTEDQPPVNFCWNEMILENDRRKANGGGMRVPSLTTFQRLVREGNDFLNEVGRSQNKHRIERKYGFAQKGLQVKRPLEIVEMDEHEVDLMVMFTKNGIWDLFPREVQVRIEKMGRVWLSAALDAFTRSLCGLKILTGSPDGSSAVATLAMVAQQKDRVAALAGARSPWPQGGTPGAIHTDAGTGYTSSKFEIAVMMLTGQHRIPPSKHPHLRARMERFFRTINQRYIHLFSGQTFSSILKKDEYDSEKHAHLTDGEFADLIVRLIVDCYHNTKHRALGMTPLEAWYRGTQLAEGAVLPPPSDTRYREIFGTTLRRSITNNGIDILGNHYVSRELLEIRKKWFRAKLTVRMNDQDISVIAVKHRRLNKWIEVPSVFDGLKGVTLEEWAETRRYVVARFGAGTEHSQEIVRKSLAAVREIIAASKKRPGVALHVDLEAKIAMADSTLGAIFGYNQPQPYDFGRYDDGIDHEDDDEEDGLDVEVEAAIATARKKGKRKTAKERTVVLLETAADPFNPGVSGKVYSQAGFLTPEQRGKTPGSVSMDGDGRSRPQRPANPTRVAGPSAADLAKEDGRGVVAPVSAPEVKRKKTIRIEGKLGETE comes from the coding sequence ATGCCTAAGACTAAACCTGCGCCGAAATCCCCGCTCGAAGCCTCCCAAGCCTTTACCAAGTACAAGATCGGACCCGACGATCTCGTGATCATCCACGGGCACGAACTCAAGTACGCCAAGGAATACGACCAGGGCGTCGTGCTCCGCCCCGCCAACGACCGCGGCAAGGCCAAGACGAAAGCCTACGACTGGAAGGAAATCTCGCAGCTCCTCCGGCGTGGCACCATGGAGATCGACGTCGGGCACTATTCCGAACGCAACGCCATCATGCGCGCTCGAAACGCAAAAAGCTTCGAGATGTCTCCGCTGGCGATTTTCCGTGCGCGTATGGCGTCCGAGTTCATCGCGCAGGAAGAGGGCATCGACGGGCCGTCGGAGCGCTACCACCGATCGGAAGAGGACATCAAACGGTTCTTCGCGGTCTTCCACGCGGAGAACGAGGCGCTTCTCGAGGAAGTGCGCCGGAGTATCGCGGAAACGGGGAAGGGCAAGCTCTTCATCAGCCCGCGGCAATTCTGCCGGGTGCTGGAGCGGTTCGAGGAGTGCGAACTCGATCCGGTATCGCTCGAAAGCCGCCATGGCGGGAACAGCTCTTGGGGCAGCTCGTTCACACGGGAAGAACTCGCCTTCCAGCTCGAGTACGCCGACATGACGCGTACGGAAGACCAGCCACCCGTCAATTTCTGCTGGAACGAGATGATCCTCGAGAACGACAGGCGGAAAGCCAATGGTGGCGGCATGCGGGTTCCGTCGCTGACGACCTTTCAGAGGCTGGTTCGCGAAGGCAACGACTTTCTGAACGAGGTCGGACGGTCGCAGAACAAGCACCGGATCGAGAGGAAATACGGGTTCGCGCAGAAAGGTCTCCAAGTAAAACGTCCCCTCGAGATCGTCGAGATGGACGAGCACGAGGTCGACCTGATGGTGATGTTCACGAAAAACGGAATCTGGGATCTTTTCCCCAGAGAGGTCCAGGTGCGGATCGAGAAAATGGGAAGGGTATGGCTCTCAGCCGCACTCGACGCCTTCACCCGATCGCTCTGCGGCCTGAAAATCCTGACCGGCAGCCCTGACGGTAGCTCCGCTGTCGCGACGCTCGCGATGGTGGCTCAGCAGAAGGACCGCGTAGCCGCGCTTGCGGGAGCGCGTAGTCCATGGCCACAAGGCGGCACGCCGGGTGCGATCCATACCGACGCGGGTACCGGGTATACCTCGAGCAAATTCGAAATCGCCGTCATGATGCTCACCGGTCAGCACCGGATCCCTCCCTCCAAGCATCCCCACCTCCGCGCGCGCATGGAACGGTTTTTCAGGACCATCAATCAGCGGTATATTCACCTGTTTTCCGGTCAAACTTTTTCCAGCATCCTCAAGAAGGACGAGTACGACTCGGAGAAGCACGCGCACCTCACCGACGGCGAATTCGCCGACTTGATCGTACGTCTCATCGTCGACTGCTATCACAACACCAAGCACCGGGCTCTTGGCATGACCCCGCTGGAGGCATGGTACAGGGGAACACAGCTCGCCGAGGGCGCCGTTTTGCCTCCGCCGTCGGACACCAGATATCGCGAGATCTTCGGCACGACGTTGCGCCGTTCGATCACCAACAACGGGATCGACATCCTTGGCAACCACTACGTGAGCCGCGAGCTTCTCGAAATCCGCAAAAAGTGGTTCCGTGCGAAACTCACTGTCCGGATGAACGACCAGGACATCTCTGTCATCGCGGTAAAACACAGACGTCTGAACAAATGGATCGAGGTCCCTTCGGTATTCGACGGATTGAAGGGGGTGACACTGGAGGAGTGGGCGGAAACCAGGCGCTACGTCGTGGCTCGTTTCGGAGCCGGGACCGAGCACTCGCAGGAGATTGTACGAAAATCGCTGGCCGCGGTCCGCGAGATCATCGCAGCAAGCAAAAAGCGGCCCGGAGTGGCGCTCCACGTCGATCTCGAAGCCAAAATCGCAATGGCAGACAGCACTCTCGGCGCGATTTTCGGGTACAACCAGCCGCAGCCCTACGATTTCGGCCGCTACGACGACGGTATCGACCATGAGGATGACGATGAAGAAGACGGTCTCGACGTCGAGGTCGAGGCGGCGATCGCGACCGCGCGCAAAAAAGGAAAACGCAAAACAGCCAAAGAGCGGACGGTGGTGTTGCTGGAGACAGCTGCCGATCCGTTCAACCCCGGCGTAAGCGGGAAAGTCTACAGCCAGGCTGGTTTTCTGACACCCGAGCAACGCGGCAAGACGCCCGGTTCCGTTTCGATGGACGGCGACGGGCGTTCCAGGCCGCAGCGGCCCGCAAATCCAACCCGTGTCGCAGGGCCGAGCGCCGCTGACCTGGCAAAGGAAGACGGACGCGGAGTCGTCGCGCCCGTGTCTGCGCCCGAGGTCAAGCGCAAGAAAACCATTCGCATCGAAGGCAAGCTCGGGGAGACGGAATGA
- a CDS encoding TniQ family protein — translation MSGLMRVPLMEEELLTSFVSRTARANGRMRMRGFCADFGIDFDGMVRGDSSDVEMLAALVDRPYEELLLHHVRTTALRERVFRGTNFPGRAISSRPLRFCPLCLAEDELDERRMPGTRRYARFQWALRSLRTCGRHERLLVPFAFSRQNPDQNDFCALVDRTEVAAAPPGAVCDVGDFERFVLDRLGGASADDGLLAAFPLAECIDLCELFGMAISQGTRFSPKTDDDETLKVAADEGFRVLREGRSAVERALDQLARGADRRRARGPALYGTLYELLARRPTSYEPVKRIVREHSVAVVPKLSGTPVFGGSTGERWVTIAAIAQACGLSAELVSGYLRQQGHIRPSRTRPHGTEVSPTVARDATAVLTNAVTYCVARSSLGFSHREMQSVVCAGMVKPIVRHADRPTSRSPMDRYSGAEIQQLRDRLATHPHAKHDGLVSLRTAIRKTGCEPARAIALVLDRRLATLSRVPGHSALAGLMVDPAEFSQAVRAEPETEGRTSDSPADAIALESAFGSTANPELLRRATRSSCFDTPRWRPGRPVTAAKPPGAPPRPETLMEMKP, via the coding sequence ATGAGCGGGTTGATGCGCGTGCCGCTTATGGAAGAGGAGCTGCTGACGAGTTTCGTGTCGCGCACGGCGCGGGCCAACGGCAGAATGAGGATGCGCGGTTTCTGCGCGGACTTCGGTATCGATTTCGACGGGATGGTCCGCGGTGATAGTTCTGACGTCGAGATGTTAGCCGCCTTGGTTGATCGCCCCTATGAGGAGCTGCTACTGCATCACGTCCGCACGACGGCGTTGCGAGAGCGGGTTTTCCGGGGAACGAACTTCCCGGGCCGGGCTATTTCGTCGCGCCCGCTCAGGTTCTGTCCGCTCTGTCTCGCGGAAGACGAACTGGACGAACGACGGATGCCGGGCACGCGTCGTTACGCGAGATTTCAGTGGGCGTTGAGGAGCCTCCGGACCTGCGGACGTCACGAGCGCTTGCTGGTGCCGTTCGCGTTCTCCCGCCAAAATCCGGACCAGAACGATTTCTGCGCGCTGGTCGATCGGACGGAGGTCGCCGCTGCTCCTCCGGGGGCTGTATGCGATGTCGGCGACTTCGAACGGTTCGTGCTCGACCGCCTTGGGGGCGCCAGCGCGGACGATGGCCTTCTCGCGGCGTTCCCCCTCGCCGAGTGTATCGACCTGTGCGAGCTTTTCGGAATGGCAATTAGCCAGGGCACGCGGTTTAGCCCCAAGACCGACGACGATGAAACGCTGAAGGTCGCCGCCGATGAAGGTTTCCGCGTGCTTCGGGAGGGAAGGAGCGCTGTCGAAAGGGCGCTCGACCAGCTGGCGCGCGGCGCCGACAGGCGACGCGCGCGTGGCCCGGCGCTCTACGGGACGCTGTACGAGCTGCTCGCTCGCCGACCGACCAGTTACGAGCCCGTCAAGCGGATCGTAAGGGAACACTCGGTCGCGGTGGTCCCCAAACTATCGGGTACCCCTGTATTCGGCGGCAGCACTGGCGAGCGCTGGGTGACCATCGCGGCGATCGCACAGGCTTGCGGCCTCTCCGCAGAACTCGTCAGCGGCTATTTACGACAGCAAGGTCACATTCGGCCGAGCAGGACGCGACCGCATGGTACCGAGGTGAGCCCGACCGTCGCCCGAGACGCGACCGCCGTGTTGACGAACGCCGTGACGTACTGCGTTGCGCGTTCGAGCCTCGGCTTCTCGCACAGGGAGATGCAGAGCGTGGTGTGTGCGGGAATGGTCAAGCCGATCGTCCGCCACGCCGATCGTCCGACTTCCCGCTCTCCCATGGATCGCTACTCCGGCGCGGAAATCCAGCAGCTGCGCGATCGCCTGGCGACCCACCCGCACGCGAAACACGACGGCCTCGTGTCGCTGCGGACAGCTATCAGGAAGACTGGATGCGAACCCGCGCGGGCGATCGCCTTGGTCCTCGACAGGCGGCTGGCGACGTTGAGCCGGGTTCCCGGCCATTCCGCCCTTGCTGGCCTTATGGTGGACCCGGCGGAGTTCTCGCAGGCTGTCCGCGCGGAGCCGGAGACGGAAGGAAGAACCTCGGACAGCCCCGCGGATGCCATAGCACTTGAAAGCGCCTTCGGTTCGACGGCGAACCCGGAGCTCCTCCGGCGCGCCACCCGGTCGTCATGCTTCGACACCCCACGCTGGCGGCCAGGACGGCCTGTTACCGCAGCAAAGCCCCCTGGTGCTCCTCCCCGGCCCGAGACCCTGATGGAAATGAAGCCTTGA